Proteins co-encoded in one Deltaproteobacteria bacterium genomic window:
- a CDS encoding metal ABC transporter substrate-binding protein, with translation MSPPLVKEQAKTIRDALTRIDPAGKDTYEAGFAAFSKDLDRLHERLTKLLAPLAGREFFVYHPAFGYFAETYGALSSLSTPLRKTTSRTWRLLPTPLFRPSSQRTLGSRPSSEKTGRKRCSTR, from the coding sequence ATGAGCCCGCCCCTCGTCAAGGAGCAGGCGAAGACCATCCGTGACGCCCTCACGCGGATCGATCCCGCCGGGAAGGACACATACGAGGCAGGGTTCGCTGCCTTTTCAAAGGATCTTGACCGACTGCACGAACGCCTTACAAAACTGCTCGCCCCCCTCGCCGGAAGGGAATTCTTCGTGTATCACCCCGCGTTCGGATATTTCGCAGAGACGTACGGGGCGCTGTCATCCCTCTCGACCCCCTTGCGAAAGACTACATCGCGAACATGGAGGCTGTTGCCAACGCCCTTATTCAGGCCCTCCTCCCAAAGGACTCTGGGCAGTAGGCCGTCCTCGGAAAAGACCGGCA
- a CDS encoding zinc ABC transporter substrate-binding protein, translating to MTAGILFTLMSLIFVLALPPGLSFGAASPDRMKVFVSIPPQAYFVNRIGGERVNVTVLLAPGENPSTFSPSPQEMAELARADLFFRTGVPFENVLMPKIASAMPGLKVVDTRQGEPTPPP from the coding sequence ATGACAGCAGGCATCCTTTTTACACTCATGAGCCTTATTTTCGTGCTGGCCCTTCCTCCCGGCCTTTCGTTCGGCGCGGCATCTCCGGACAGGATGAAGGTCTTTGTGAGCATCCCTCCCCAGGCGTACTTCGTGAATCGGATCGGAGGGGAAAGGGTGAACGTCACTGTTCTCCTTGCGCCGGGCGAAAATCCCTCCACGTTTTCCCCTTCTCCTCAGGAGATGGCGGAACTCGCCCGTGCCGACCTCTTTTTCCGGACCGGCGTCCCATTTGAAAATGTCCTCATGCCCAAGATCGCGTCCGCCATGCCCGGTCTGAAGGTAGTGGACACACGGCAGGGGGAGCCGACTCCGCCACCTTGA
- a CDS encoding 4Fe-4S dicluster domain-containing protein: MKIEDLERFEKMENEGPETLPSEERRRFLQMGLAVTGVFAGGTVLSLMSARSVHGALVGISLKDYPYKPHYCMVIRQDRCIDCELCKEACVKTNHVPDYGYRTTILERELTVGPKAKQREFMPVLCNHCNRPPCVRVCPTVATYKDKTTGIVMMDPKKCIGCKTCMAACPYNARYFNEEIRAIDKCDFCFASRLSKGMKTTACAEACPADVRIFGDLSDPTSRVYQLVHDPERVLWVLRPETGAAPNVFYTKG, from the coding sequence ATGAAGATCGAGGATCTTGAAAGATTCGAAAAGATGGAGAACGAAGGGCCCGAGACCCTGCCTTCTGAGGAAAGGAGGCGCTTTTTGCAGATGGGGCTTGCGGTAACAGGTGTGTTTGCCGGGGGAACCGTGCTTTCCCTGATGTCTGCGAGGTCCGTTCACGGTGCCCTCGTGGGGATCAGCCTCAAGGACTATCCCTACAAACCACACTATTGCATGGTCATACGGCAGGACCGGTGCATAGACTGCGAACTTTGCAAGGAGGCATGTGTCAAGACCAATCATGTACCTGATTACGGGTACCGCACGACCATACTCGAGCGGGAGCTCACAGTGGGGCCGAAGGCTAAACAGCGGGAGTTCATGCCCGTCCTGTGCAACCATTGCAACCGTCCTCCCTGTGTACGGGTATGTCCGACGGTTGCGACCTACAAGGACAAGACCACGGGCATCGTCATGATGGACCCCAAGAAGTGTATCGGCTGCAAGACCTGCATGGCTGCGTGTCCCTATAATGCTCGGTATTTCAATGAGGAGATCAGGGCCATCGACAAGTGTGATTTCTGCTTTGCGTCCCGCCTTTCAAAGGGGATGAAGACTACCGCATGCGCCGAGGCCTGTCCTGCGGACGTGCGGATCTTTGGAGACCTCTCAGATCCGACGAGCAGGGTCTACCAGCTCGTACACGACCCTGAGCGAGTTTTATGGGTCTTGAGGCCTGAGACAGGCGCCGCACCGAACGTTTTTTACACCAAAGGATAG